GGGGAGGAGTGAAAAAAATTGGAGCTGGGCTCGGAGAATTGTGGGACAAGGCTCCTGCGGGTATAGGTGAAGCCGTTAGCAAGGGAACGAAAGGGACCCGGGAGGCGTTGAGCAAAACGGCGGAGGCCTTTGCGACCAACGGGGATTTGCAAAAATATGCGGCGATCTCCTTGGGGGCAGGTGCGCTACCCATTGCCGCAGCCGTCGGCACGGCAGCAACACCAGCCATAGCCGGTGCTGCCATGCAGCATCCTGATAAGCTGGCTGCCGGTTCAAAGGGCATTGCAGATATTGCTTTTGGCTGGTTTGATCCGGGGCCGCCTCCGGCCTCGGTACCCGGTTATACCGGGAGTGGTGCCAAATGGATGTACAACAAATATAGAGAAAAAAAGTAGGGAGACTATATGAAAATCAAGCCAGCAGAGATCGTCATGGGGATTATGTTGGTCTCTATGGGCGTGATGGGCATGGGCGAAAAGGAATTGTTTCATTACGATGTTCCTATTCCACGCCCGGAAGTCTTCAGTGTCGCGTGCTTGGTTGCCGGGATTGTTTGGCTTGTTGTTCCTTGGTTTCTTAGATCTCGGAAAAAGCAATAACAATTGCAAAGGCCTTTGACGGACTCGTTGCTGGGGCATTTGTGGCACATCTGGCACCTGTGGAACAATGTAATGGCGTAACCTGCTTAAATTATTCACCGAAGCCCGGAGCCTCTCACGCCGGTAGCGGGGTTCAAATCCCCCTGGGGACGCCACAAGAAAAACAAGCGGTTAGGAGAAAATCCTAGCCGCTTTTTCTGTGGGCAAAAAGCCGTGGCTAACCGTATGGCTAACCGCCGTGCCCGAAATGGGGCGAAAAAGGGAGTGTCCGCCTCCCCCCTTTTTTAGGGACTGAAAAAACCTGCCACAGACCGCCCGGCATTTTCTCTCAATTCTGACACAGCACGCGGATGACTCCCCGCCCGGTCTATGGAATAGCGTCCCAGACTTTCAACGCCACCCCCCGCAGCGTTGCGCTTCTCAGCATATCCGATTACTGATTATCGAGTTCTTCTACACTTGAAGAATGACCCTTTAGGCTAGGAAAAAGCATGGCACTAAAATACGCCCCCCCCGGCAGGGACCATAATTTTTCGCAGATTC
This is a stretch of genomic DNA from Paucidesulfovibrio gracilis DSM 16080. It encodes these proteins:
- a CDS encoding RHS repeat-associated core domain-containing protein, with protein sequence LHDRDLGFVRFGWRDYDTFTGRWTAPDPIGDRGGDPDWYGYCLDDPVNGVDPLGLEGGFWGGVKKIGAGLGELWDKAPAGIGEAVSKGTKGTREALSKTAEAFATNGDLQKYAAISLGAGALPIAAAVGTAATPAIAGAAMQHPDKLAAGSKGIADIAFGWFDPGPPPASVPGYTGSGAKWMYNKYREKK